In Gammaproteobacteria bacterium, a genomic segment contains:
- a CDS encoding LysR family transcriptional regulator — protein MDIRQLEYLVALAQEKHFTRAAERCNVTQPTLSGRIRQLEQELGVPIVERGQRYHDLTPEGRRVLQWAQTILEDRSSLMQELTELKGGLSGRLVLGVIPSALPMATSVTRVMREAHPSVSFTVRSETSNEILRDVQEFHIDAGITYLDNEPLERVETVPLYTERYHLFLPEHHPWATKSHVTWAEAAQLPLCLLTPNMQNRRIINKIFQAADCNPEAEIETDSVVHLWAQVRFCGWASVMPEYFSDLFGSESGIRGIPLREPEVEYAVGLVALAREPLSPIIRALFDACRDNPLLPLVNPDE, from the coding sequence ATGGATATCAGACAGCTGGAATATCTCGTCGCTCTCGCGCAGGAGAAACACTTCACCCGCGCGGCGGAGCGCTGCAACGTAACCCAGCCGACCCTATCGGGGCGGATCCGCCAACTGGAGCAGGAACTGGGCGTTCCCATCGTGGAGCGCGGCCAGCGCTATCACGACCTCACGCCGGAGGGGCGCCGCGTCCTCCAATGGGCGCAGACCATCCTGGAAGACCGCTCCTCGCTGATGCAGGAGCTTACCGAACTGAAAGGGGGGTTGAGCGGCCGGCTGGTCCTGGGTGTGATTCCCTCGGCGCTGCCGATGGCCACCTCGGTGACCCGCGTCATGCGCGAGGCCCATCCCAGCGTGAGCTTCACCGTCCGGTCCGAGACATCGAACGAGATCCTGCGCGACGTGCAGGAATTTCACATAGATGCCGGGATCACCTACCTGGACAACGAACCGCTGGAACGGGTGGAGACGGTGCCCTTGTATACCGAGCGCTACCATCTGTTCCTGCCGGAACATCACCCCTGGGCTACCAAGAGCCACGTGACCTGGGCCGAGGCCGCCCAGCTACCCCTGTGCCTGCTCACGCCGAACATGCAGAACCGGCGCATCATCAACAAAATATTTCAGGCCGCGGATTGTAACCCGGAGGCCGAGATAGAAACGGACTCGGTGGTTCACCTGTGGGCACAGGTGCGTTTTTGCGGTTGGGCCAGCGTCATGCCCGAATACTTCAGTGATCTGTTCGGCAGCGAAAGCGGTATTCGCGGCATTCCGCTGCGCGAGCCTGAAGTCGAGTACGCCGTCGGTCTGGTCGCCCTGGCGCGTGAGCCGCTGTCGCCGATTATCCGCGCGCTCTTCGACGCTTGTCGTGACAATCCGTTGTTGCCGTTGGTGAATCCAGACGAATAA